In Acidimicrobiia bacterium, the following proteins share a genomic window:
- a CDS encoding glycoside hydrolase family 43 protein: protein MSTGTLVPRREAAPVTPAVTLVRPRWPRRRAVVVVAAAVALVGTAVGLDVSARAERAAAHRLLRTRQSQLSATASELRHTNAALADARDGVGSTQRDVDLRTHERDQAQQALTSTKTDLAGARTQLDGLHGILGLQAGQITALNTCLGGVSGALAAVRANAGSTAVARLRGVDASCRQVLAPGGEGAVFPFDFADPFVLRVGSSFYAYSTNAGGGTIQVIRSGDLRTWEWLGNGLAALPSWAAPDTTWAPSVVARPGGFVAYYTTRDAASGRQCISRATSTQPQGPFVDTSTAPMVCQLDLGGSIDPSPFVDTNGTLWLVWKSDLFDRIWSVPMTPDGLSPVGLPAVLLAPDQAWERGVVEGPSMAYLAGRYYLFYSGGSWNGPGYAESYAVCAGPAGPCTKPSATPLLASHGDIAGPGGGEVFTDGFGGAWLAYHAYTAPAIGYPNSRTLHLLRLSVAYGRPVLTPP from the coding sequence ATGAGTACCGGCACGCTCGTCCCGCGGCGGGAAGCCGCGCCGGTCACGCCCGCCGTCACACTCGTGCGCCCGAGGTGGCCGCGCCGGCGGGCCGTCGTCGTCGTGGCGGCCGCGGTCGCGCTGGTCGGGACGGCGGTCGGGCTCGACGTGTCGGCGCGCGCGGAGCGCGCCGCGGCCCACCGGCTCCTGCGCACCCGTCAGTCGCAACTCTCGGCGACGGCGAGCGAGCTCCGGCACACGAACGCGGCGCTCGCCGACGCACGCGACGGCGTCGGGTCCACCCAGCGCGACGTCGACCTACGCACGCACGAGCGCGACCAGGCGCAGCAGGCGCTCACGTCGACGAAGACCGACCTGGCCGGTGCGCGCACGCAGCTCGACGGGCTGCACGGCATCCTCGGGCTCCAGGCCGGGCAGATCACCGCGCTGAACACGTGCCTCGGCGGCGTGTCGGGCGCGCTCGCGGCGGTACGGGCCAATGCCGGCAGCACCGCGGTCGCGCGGCTGCGGGGCGTCGACGCGAGCTGCCGCCAGGTGCTCGCGCCCGGTGGCGAGGGCGCCGTCTTCCCGTTCGACTTCGCGGATCCGTTCGTGTTGCGCGTCGGCTCGTCGTTCTACGCCTACTCGACGAACGCGGGTGGGGGCACGATCCAGGTGATCCGCTCCGGCGACCTGCGGACATGGGAGTGGCTCGGCAACGGGCTCGCCGCGCTGCCGTCGTGGGCCGCGCCCGACACGACGTGGGCCCCGTCGGTCGTCGCACGCCCGGGCGGGTTCGTCGCCTACTACACGACCCGCGACGCGGCGAGCGGACGCCAGTGCATCTCGCGCGCCACGAGCACGCAGCCGCAGGGTCCGTTCGTCGACACGAGCACCGCGCCGATGGTCTGCCAGCTCGACCTCGGCGGCTCGATCGACCCGAGCCCGTTCGTCGACACGAACGGCACGCTCTGGCTCGTGTGGAAGAGCGACCTGTTCGACCGGATCTGGTCCGTCCCGATGACACCCGACGGCCTCTCGCCCGTCGGTCTGCCCGCCGTGCTCCTCGCGCCCGACCAGGCCTGGGAGCGCGGCGTCGTCGAGGGACCGTCGATGGCGTACCTCGCCGGGCGGTACTACCTCTTCTACTCGGGTGGTTCGTGGAACGGTCCCGGCTACGCGGAGAGCTACGCGGTGTGCGCGGGTCCGGCCGGACCGTGCACGAAGCCGTCGGCGACACCGCTCCTCGCATCCCACGGCGACATCGCAGGTCCCGGCGGTGGCGAGGTGTTCACGGACGGCTTCGGCGGCGCGTGGCTCGCGTACCACGCGTACACCGCCCCCGCGATCGGCTACCCGAACAGCAGGACCCTCCACCTCTTGCGCCTGTCCGTGGCCTACGGTCGTCCCGTGCTCACGCCACCGTGA